The proteins below are encoded in one region of Andreesenia angusta:
- a CDS encoding carbohydrate ABC transporter permease, translating to MITDLNKKRITPYLLVIPVLIFIGVVYGYPLMLTFKYSFQKVSLIGDGSEFVGFENYIGLLKDPSFYGTLFLTLKWTALTVVLKIGMGFIVALFLNGRIYLKKLYRVMVLIPWAIPQVAVAILWSWILDGRYGYLNYYLGKLGYSGEPIAWLSDPTLAFASTSFVDAWIGIPLVAMMFLSGLGAIPDSLYEAAKIDGANVIQRFRWVTVPGIRKVFLIATTLTTIWTFNSFNVIYVLTGGGPMGGTEVMTIRIYREAFGKYNLGMSSTLSVTVFIVLTALSVYYWKQISRGDD from the coding sequence ATGATTACAGATTTGAACAAGAAAAGAATCACACCTTACTTGCTTGTAATTCCGGTGCTTATCTTTATCGGGGTTGTATATGGCTACCCGCTGATGTTGACGTTTAAGTATTCATTTCAAAAGGTCTCCCTTATAGGAGACGGCAGCGAATTTGTGGGTTTTGAAAACTACATAGGCCTTTTAAAAGACCCTAGTTTCTACGGGACGCTTTTTTTAACGCTGAAATGGACTGCGCTGACAGTGGTGCTGAAGATAGGGATGGGCTTTATAGTGGCCCTTTTTTTAAACGGAAGAATATACCTTAAAAAGCTCTACAGGGTGATGGTACTGATACCCTGGGCCATACCGCAGGTGGCGGTGGCCATACTCTGGTCGTGGATTCTAGATGGAAGATACGGATATCTAAACTACTATCTGGGCAAATTGGGCTACAGCGGAGAGCCTATAGCTTGGCTCTCCGATCCTACTCTTGCATTTGCATCCACTTCGTTTGTAGACGCATGGATAGGAATTCCGCTTGTGGCCATGATGTTCCTCTCCGGGCTAGGGGCAATACCGGACTCTCTTTACGAAGCGGCCAAGATAGACGGGGCGAATGTAATTCAGAGGTTTAGATGGGTTACAGTACCTGGCATAAGAAAGGTCTTCTTGATAGCCACGACACTTACGACCATATGGACTTTCAACTCCTTCAACGTGATATACGTGCTCACCGGCGGAGGCCCCATGGGAGGGACAGAGGTTATGACCATAAGGATATACAGAGAGGCTTTTGGGAAGTACAATCTGGGCATGAGCTCGACTCTCTCGGTCACGGTGTTCATAGTGCTTACGGCACTAAGCGTATACTACTGGAAGCAGATAAGCAGGGGGGACGACTAG
- a CDS encoding uroporphyrinogen decarboxylase family protein — MKLLEYINSEKRGFFLPDMGTNGLFLTGYTAYEVYESPEKQLELAKKMNKTFETDFIYSLCDGAIFCETLGLELLKPDFDFPSVVEHPIVDMDSLKKYSVPDPYSSGRMPVNLQSLKLIAENIDKPLFVSIQGPFTLAVQLAGATHLLRNVIKDPEFVHELLEFTTETVKRYALAVEKAGAQYISIAEPATVTLSPKRFEKTVVKNLNSIYDKLSCWRALHICGDTTDLLDHMLECHIDAISLDQIMDYEKVAGRIPSDVVLLGNLDPLDLLYNSDIETIRLETIKLLKKMRPYSNYMCAFGCNCMNDTPVEKLQMAIKTGMMTDEELDSLEV, encoded by the coding sequence ATGAAACTGCTTGAATATATAAACAGCGAAAAAAGAGGCTTCTTTCTGCCGGATATGGGGACTAATGGACTTTTTTTAACCGGATATACCGCTTACGAGGTGTACGAAAGCCCGGAGAAACAGCTTGAACTTGCCAAAAAGATGAACAAGACTTTTGAAACAGATTTCATATACTCGCTCTGCGACGGAGCCATATTCTGCGAGACGCTGGGACTGGAGCTATTGAAGCCAGATTTCGATTTTCCAAGCGTGGTGGAGCATCCTATAGTGGACATGGATTCGCTTAAGAAGTACAGCGTCCCCGACCCTTACAGCTCAGGCAGGATGCCCGTGAACCTACAGAGCCTCAAGCTGATTGCAGAGAATATAGACAAGCCTCTCTTCGTTTCAATACAGGGACCATTCACACTGGCAGTGCAGCTTGCAGGGGCGACGCATCTACTGAGGAATGTTATAAAGGACCCTGAGTTTGTGCACGAATTGCTTGAGTTCACCACAGAGACTGTAAAGAGGTATGCACTGGCCGTTGAAAAGGCCGGGGCCCAGTATATATCGATAGCAGAGCCTGCAACTGTGACACTTAGCCCCAAGAGGTTTGAAAAGACTGTCGTGAAAAACCTGAACAGTATATATGATAAACTTAGCTGCTGGAGGGCGCTCCACATATGCGGAGACACCACCGACCTATTGGACCATATGCTTGAGTGTCATATAGACGCCATAAGTCTTGACCAGATCATGGACTACGAAAAGGTGGCCGGAAGAATCCCTAGCGACGTGGTGCTGCTTGGAAACCTAGATCCGCTGGATCTGCTCTACAATTCCGACATAGAGACCATTAGGCTCGAGACCATAAAGCTGCTCAAGAAGATGAGGCCTTACAGCAACTATATGTGCGCCTTCGGGTGCAACTGCATGAACGACACTCCGGTAGAGAAGCTTCAGATGGCCATAAAGACTGGTATGATGACAGATGAAGAGCTGGACAGCCTAGAGGTATAG
- a CDS encoding carbohydrate ABC transporter permease, with translation MNTKKSNISKILITFILTLLVGLMVAPFFIMISTSLKSYAEVTKWPPSWIPEMLRWENYSAVWSGEGSIKRALLNSVIVSSSTMGICVLLGSFAAYGVSRFNFKGKKTFLFTIILTQMFSPVVLVGPMYGIMRDLGLLNTYLSMIIPNAAFSLPMTVWLLYGYLDGISSSLEEAAMLDGCTRLQAVTKILMPIMAPGLVTSGLFAFIVSWNDLLFSRSFITRPEMRTISVALTSYKSVFETSWHSMMAASVLSVVPVFVLFLMIQKHIVKGLAAGGVKE, from the coding sequence ATGAATACAAAAAAGTCGAATATATCTAAAATACTGATCACATTCATACTTACACTTTTAGTGGGGCTTATGGTAGCTCCTTTTTTCATAATGATATCCACCTCTTTAAAATCATATGCGGAAGTCACCAAATGGCCGCCTAGCTGGATACCGGAAATGCTTAGATGGGAAAACTACAGCGCGGTGTGGAGCGGAGAGGGCAGCATAAAGCGAGCTCTTTTAAACAGTGTGATAGTCTCTTCAAGCACCATGGGAATATGTGTGCTGCTTGGGTCCTTCGCAGCCTACGGCGTATCCAGGTTCAACTTCAAGGGCAAGAAGACATTTCTGTTTACAATAATCTTGACTCAGATGTTTTCACCAGTAGTGCTTGTGGGACCTATGTACGGAATAATGCGGGACCTTGGGCTTTTGAACACATATCTTTCCATGATAATACCGAACGCAGCCTTTTCGCTTCCAATGACAGTGTGGCTTCTCTACGGATACCTAGACGGGATATCCTCAAGTTTGGAAGAAGCCGCAATGCTGGACGGATGCACAAGGCTTCAGGCAGTCACCAAGATACTTATGCCGATAATGGCGCCGGGGCTTGTCACCTCAGGGCTTTTCGCATTTATAGTGTCCTGGAACGACCTGCTTTTCTCGAGGTCCTTTATTACAAGGCCTGAGATGAGGACTATATCTGTGGCGCTTACGTCCTACAAGTCGGTGTTTGAAACGTCTTGGCACAGCATGATGGCGGCGTCTGTACTGTCTGTAGTGCCTGTATTTGTGCTGTTTCTGATGATACAGAAGCATATTGTGAAAGGCCTTGCAGCCGGAGGCGTAAAAGAGTAG
- a CDS encoding cobalamin B12-binding domain-containing protein, which yields MSVSKIREEFQKKMLSRDKTGCAKLVLESLESGALSVVELYEGVLAPSLSSISGNNEEQKIRIWDEHMRSGTVRMAIELSYPYIVKKDTVHSGSPRAMIFCIEEEYHELGARMTTDFLTLLGFDSYFIGANTPAEEAVDAVIELKPALVCISVSNFYNLVKVQEVIDALKELVFGGKSDKLTVVVGGYAVANTEGAKEHVKPDYFANSYSDLAKIKEAIL from the coding sequence TTGAGCGTTTCGAAAATAAGAGAAGAGTTTCAAAAGAAGATGCTTTCAAGAGATAAGACTGGTTGCGCTAAGCTGGTTTTAGAAAGTTTAGAGAGTGGAGCACTGAGCGTAGTGGAGCTCTACGAAGGTGTGCTGGCTCCCTCGCTTTCGTCTATATCTGGAAACAATGAAGAGCAGAAGATAAGGATATGGGACGAGCATATGAGAAGCGGTACTGTAAGGATGGCCATAGAGCTTTCATATCCATATATAGTCAAAAAAGACACAGTCCACAGTGGCAGTCCAAGGGCTATGATTTTCTGCATCGAGGAGGAATACCACGAATTGGGAGCCAGGATGACTACAGACTTTCTGACGCTACTAGGGTTCGACTCGTACTTCATAGGGGCAAATACGCCTGCTGAAGAGGCTGTAGACGCTGTGATAGAATTGAAGCCAGCACTGGTGTGCATAAGTGTAAGTAATTTCTACAACTTGGTCAAGGTGCAGGAGGTAATAGATGCTCTAAAAGAGCTTGTCTTTGGCGGAAAGTCGGATAAGCTCACTGTTGTGGTGGGAGGATACGCTGTCGCCAATACAGAGGGAGCTAAAGAGCATGTGAAGCCAGACTACTTCGCCAATTCCTACAGCGACTTGGCGAAGATAAAGGAGGCGATTCTATGA
- a CDS encoding cobalamin B12-binding domain-containing protein, producing MDILKRISDCIVEMDEDKIEELIVEAVGMNDMDIKDIYTEGLNAGMVEAIDRYEKKLYDIPEVIVCADVLNKGLKVLRRYGSIGSESKGKIVLAVVEGDTHEIGKNIVKIMLEAAGYEVVDMGVNRTPEDIIETAIAEKAEVIGLSSMMTTTRGEMKRLIDKLEEMDIPKKPRVLIGGGSITESYSSDISADGYAANAPTAVKLVKQILEGEK from the coding sequence ATGGATATTTTAAAGAGAATTTCAGACTGCATAGTTGAGATGGACGAGGACAAAATTGAAGAGCTTATAGTGGAAGCTGTAGGTATGAACGATATGGATATTAAGGATATTTATACAGAGGGGCTGAATGCCGGAATGGTGGAGGCCATAGACAGGTATGAGAAAAAGCTCTACGACATACCTGAAGTCATAGTATGTGCAGATGTGCTGAACAAGGGGCTTAAGGTGCTCAGAAGATACGGCAGTATAGGCAGCGAGAGCAAGGGCAAGATAGTGCTTGCCGTCGTCGAAGGAGACACGCACGAGATAGGCAAGAACATAGTCAAGATAATGCTCGAGGCGGCAGGCTACGAGGTGGTGGACATGGGGGTGAACAGGACTCCTGAAGATATAATAGAGACGGCGATTGCAGAAAAGGCTGAAGTGATAGGGCTTTCCTCTATGATGACGACCACAAGAGGCGAGATGAAGAGGCTTATAGACAAGCTGGAGGAAATGGACATCCCCAAGAAGCCAAGAGTGCTTATAGGCGGAGGGAGCATAACAGAGAGCTACTCTTCCGATATAAGCGCAGATGGATATGCGGCAAATGCCCCGACTGCTGTAAAGCTTGTAAAACAGATACTGGAGGGGGAGAAGTAG
- a CDS encoding ABC transporter ATP-binding protein — MSNIVFDKMGKVYPGEVRAVSDFSLEIKNEEFVIFVGPSGCGKSTVLRMIAGLEEISEGKLYIDEKVVNDVEPKDRDIAMVFQNYALYPHMTVYENMAFGLKMRKVSKDEIDKNVKEAANILGIGELLSRKPKALSGGQRQRVALGRAIVRSPKVFLMDEPLSNLDAKLRVQTRAEIVKLHKRLKTTFIYVTHDQTEAMTMGDKIVVMKDGFIQQFASPQELYNRPVNVFVAGFIGSPQMNFLEADIAEKDGKLALELGSHSVELEAEKSELLKSKGYAGKCVVLGLRAEDLSADIGKGGLLLKGIVEAVENMGSEKHVFIKYRESEIVAKLSRESEVEIGDEIEVVGDISRIHYFDRESEERI, encoded by the coding sequence ATGTCAAACATAGTTTTCGATAAGATGGGGAAAGTCTACCCTGGCGAAGTCAGGGCGGTTTCGGACTTCAGCCTGGAGATAAAAAACGAGGAGTTTGTGATATTCGTAGGGCCTTCTGGCTGCGGAAAGTCCACTGTGCTCAGGATGATAGCTGGGCTGGAGGAGATAAGCGAAGGCAAGCTCTATATAGACGAGAAAGTCGTAAACGACGTGGAGCCCAAGGACAGGGACATAGCCATGGTGTTCCAGAACTATGCGCTTTATCCGCATATGACAGTGTACGAGAACATGGCCTTTGGGCTTAAGATGAGAAAAGTCTCTAAAGATGAGATAGACAAAAATGTCAAGGAGGCCGCGAATATACTTGGAATAGGGGAGCTGCTCTCCAGGAAGCCAAAAGCGCTCTCAGGCGGACAGAGGCAGAGGGTAGCACTTGGAAGGGCCATAGTTAGGAGTCCTAAGGTGTTTTTGATGGATGAGCCGCTTTCCAATCTGGATGCAAAGCTGAGGGTCCAGACAAGGGCCGAGATAGTCAAGCTCCACAAAAGGCTGAAGACCACTTTCATATACGTAACCCACGACCAGACAGAGGCCATGACTATGGGGGACAAGATAGTGGTTATGAAAGACGGCTTTATACAGCAGTTTGCATCTCCTCAGGAGCTATACAACAGGCCGGTGAATGTATTTGTGGCAGGGTTTATAGGAAGTCCCCAGATGAATTTCTTGGAGGCGGATATAGCTGAAAAAGACGGCAAATTGGCTCTAGAGCTAGGAAGTCATAGTGTAGAGCTAGAAGCTGAAAAATCCGAGCTGTTAAAGTCGAAAGGATATGCGGGAAAGTGTGTAGTCTTGGGGCTAAGGGCAGAGGACTTGTCGGCTGACATCGGAAAGGGCGGACTTCTCTTGAAAGGCATAGTGGAGGCGGTCGAAAACATGGGAAGCGAGAAGCATGTTTTCATTAAATACAGAGAGAGCGAAATCGTGGCTAAGCTGTCACGAGAGTCCGAAGTTGAAATTGGAGACGAGATAGAGGTAGTCGGAGACATCTCCAGAATTCATTACTTCGACAGAGAGAGCGAAGAGAGGATATAG
- a CDS encoding DUF4243 domain-containing protein: MSIGNIVNEYGEKYSPYMGGFVNHLPMGQLAIYKMTGDLKKVEDYSELFLSMYRIDRVKPEYHKVDTLEECVGKRELYESCLELFESRVDDCKKDEFIKDILNRYDTGMSSGLFHVLIRLAYSVEGYEMDREMIREIRRSLAYYITAYKKADVFTGNTQDSDYLELGLAAESSQEEKIKSLLKIATSNYISTGSIVALHCITGIHALTVLKSYYRDFSKAVDIMTACIASYLKADGGLEDGVSDMEISSKTWDEIICKGSKASDVHAVKLAYSSYELYKMYGLEELKYAALKRIEI; this comes from the coding sequence ATGTCGATAGGAAACATCGTAAATGAATACGGAGAAAAATATTCCCCCTATATGGGCGGCTTTGTGAACCATTTGCCCATGGGACAGCTTGCAATCTATAAGATGACTGGAGATTTGAAAAAGGTCGAGGACTACTCGGAGCTGTTCTTATCTATGTACAGAATAGACAGGGTCAAGCCGGAGTATCACAAGGTAGACACTTTAGAGGAATGCGTGGGAAAAAGAGAGCTGTACGAGTCCTGCTTGGAACTGTTTGAAAGTAGAGTAGATGACTGTAAAAAGGATGAATTTATCAAGGATATCCTGAATAGATATGATACGGGGATGTCCTCAGGGCTTTTCCATGTACTTATAAGGTTGGCATACTCGGTGGAAGGGTATGAGATGGACAGGGAGATGATTAGAGAGATTCGAAGATCGCTGGCCTACTATATAACGGCATACAAGAAGGCTGATGTATTCACAGGGAATACACAGGACTCAGACTATTTGGAGCTTGGACTTGCAGCGGAAAGCAGCCAGGAAGAAAAAATAAAGTCTTTGCTGAAGATTGCGACATCCAACTACATAAGCACGGGGAGCATAGTGGCATTACACTGCATAACGGGGATACACGCACTTACAGTGCTGAAGAGCTACTATAGGGACTTTTCCAAAGCTGTGGACATAATGACAGCTTGCATAGCTTCATACCTCAAGGCTGACGGCGGACTTGAGGACGGAGTAAGCGACATGGAAATATCGTCTAAAACCTGGGACGAGATAATCTGCAAAGGCTCTAAAGCTTCTGATGTCCATGCAGTAAAGCTGGCTTACTCATCATATGAACTTTACAAAATGTATGGACTAGAAGAGCTGAAGTATGCAGCTTTAAAGAGGATTGAAATCTAA
- a CDS encoding ABC transporter permease, producing MNLAFKIATRFLAKSKGQTALISLGIGIGIAVLIFIGSLIEGLQIDLLDSTIGNASHITISNREKSESVESYGDIEEVLKEESRITEVSPNISSGAFISFSDEFIQVLFRGFDFERAEGIYAFEDSLTEGSKMPSGDEVLLGLAIAEENGIEIGDTVKVTAPEAESTELKVSGFIDLKVAALNESWVVGDIEKAKEIFGFKEDEVSSIEMQVEEPFSADAIALELESEIARDDLRYRDWKASNEQLLSGLSGQSTSSLMIQVFVIISVVLGISSVLAITVMQKSRQIGILKAMGIKDSTASLVFLMQGFILGIFGGILGIVFGIGLLFVFTKFALNADGTPVVPIYIDPLFIAVSGLVAVVSATIASVIPAIKSKNLSPIEVIRNG from the coding sequence ATGAATCTGGCATTCAAGATAGCGACTAGATTTTTAGCAAAGAGTAAGGGACAGACTGCTCTTATATCGCTAGGGATAGGCATAGGGATAGCTGTGCTTATATTCATTGGCTCACTTATAGAGGGACTTCAGATAGATCTTCTAGACAGCACTATAGGAAATGCCTCTCATATCACTATATCCAACAGAGAGAAGAGTGAGTCTGTGGAAAGCTACGGAGATATCGAGGAGGTGCTGAAGGAGGAAAGCAGAATAACAGAGGTCTCACCGAACATAAGTAGCGGAGCCTTTATCTCCTTTAGTGACGAGTTTATACAGGTGCTTTTCAGAGGGTTCGACTTTGAAAGGGCCGAGGGCATTTACGCTTTTGAAGATTCACTTACAGAGGGAAGCAAGATGCCAAGCGGTGACGAAGTGCTTCTAGGACTTGCCATAGCAGAGGAAAACGGAATAGAGATAGGCGATACCGTGAAGGTGACAGCGCCGGAAGCTGAGTCTACAGAGCTGAAAGTATCTGGTTTTATAGACCTTAAAGTGGCGGCTCTGAATGAATCATGGGTGGTTGGAGACATAGAGAAGGCCAAAGAGATATTCGGGTTTAAAGAAGATGAAGTGAGCTCCATAGAGATGCAAGTAGAGGAGCCTTTCAGCGCCGACGCAATAGCGCTTGAGCTTGAGTCCGAAATAGCGAGAGACGACCTGAGGTACAGGGACTGGAAAGCCTCGAATGAGCAGCTGCTCAGCGGGCTTTCGGGTCAGAGCACTTCAAGCCTTATGATACAGGTGTTTGTAATAATCTCGGTTGTGCTTGGGATATCAAGCGTACTGGCCATAACTGTGATGCAGAAGTCCAGACAGATAGGAATACTGAAGGCCATGGGCATAAAAGACAGCACTGCAAGCCTGGTTTTCTTGATGCAGGGCTTTATACTGGGCATATTCGGAGGGATTCTAGGCATAGTATTTGGAATAGGGCTTCTCTTCGTGTTCACCAAGTTTGCCTTGAATGCAGATGGGACTCCTGTGGTGCCTATATATATAGATCCTCTATTTATAGCTGTGTCGGGGCTTGTGGCCGTGGTGTCCGCTACAATTGCGTCGGTTATACCGGCTATAAAGTCGAAAAATCTTTCCCCAATAGAGGTGATCAGGAATGGATAG
- a CDS encoding sugar ABC transporter substrate-binding protein, protein MKRRFKSAIALMATALLSVSMVACSGNEKEGGESEVEKGETQALQIFIPGYEDELWKGLYDAGINDFEKENGVEVEVIPAGWDEANSKIVSLIQANEAPDVMITGTRSLRQFSEMGAIESLDGFITDDFKAERVENVLETAKIDGKQYGIPLAFSSRALYYRTDLIEKAPTTWDELLAAAEKVKSENPEMYGFAVPTDITSGTDELFNFIYQNGGSATDESGNIKLNTPENVATLEYLKKFNDAGLIPDPVSTARADQAQMFQNGDLAMFVSGPWEKKVLDESAEKAPYGVALLPAGQKMAETLVTDSFSISSQSENKELAWKLVEHMGKFEYQNAYDEAIGFFPILKAEEGEARYQDEFLKPFKEMIQHGVPEPHVPVWDTFNKEFTEAVQKVMTGAATAEEALKSAEEELLKN, encoded by the coding sequence ATGAAAAGAAGATTTAAATCGGCAATAGCCCTTATGGCTACAGCACTGCTGTCTGTATCTATGGTTGCGTGCAGCGGAAACGAGAAAGAAGGCGGAGAAAGCGAAGTAGAAAAAGGTGAAACTCAGGCGCTGCAGATATTCATACCAGGGTATGAAGACGAGCTTTGGAAAGGCCTTTACGACGCTGGAATAAATGACTTTGAAAAGGAAAATGGAGTTGAAGTAGAGGTTATACCTGCTGGTTGGGACGAGGCCAACAGCAAGATAGTCTCTCTTATACAGGCAAATGAAGCTCCAGACGTGATGATAACTGGAACTAGGTCGCTTAGACAGTTCTCTGAAATGGGAGCAATAGAGAGCTTAGACGGATTTATCACAGACGATTTCAAGGCTGAGCGTGTGGAGAATGTGCTTGAAACTGCTAAAATAGACGGAAAGCAGTACGGAATACCTCTAGCTTTCTCTTCTAGAGCACTTTACTACAGAACAGATCTAATAGAGAAGGCACCTACTACTTGGGACGAGCTTCTAGCTGCGGCAGAGAAAGTTAAGTCGGAAAACCCTGAGATGTACGGATTTGCTGTTCCAACAGATATAACTTCTGGAACAGACGAGCTTTTCAACTTCATCTACCAAAATGGTGGAAGTGCAACTGACGAAAGCGGAAACATAAAGCTGAATACACCTGAAAACGTGGCAACTCTTGAGTATCTTAAGAAGTTCAACGACGCAGGGCTTATACCTGATCCAGTTTCTACAGCCAGAGCTGATCAAGCTCAGATGTTCCAAAACGGAGACCTGGCTATGTTCGTATCAGGACCTTGGGAGAAGAAAGTGCTAGACGAAAGCGCTGAAAAGGCTCCTTACGGTGTGGCGCTTCTTCCAGCAGGACAGAAGATGGCTGAGACTCTTGTGACTGACTCTTTCTCTATATCTTCGCAGAGCGAGAACAAGGAGCTTGCATGGAAACTTGTAGAGCATATGGGCAAGTTCGAGTATCAGAACGCTTACGACGAAGCCATAGGATTCTTCCCTATACTCAAGGCTGAAGAAGGCGAAGCAAGATACCAAGACGAGTTCCTAAAGCCGTTCAAAGAGATGATACAGCACGGAGTGCCAGAGCCACACGTACCTGTATGGGATACTTTCAACAAGGAATTCACAGAAGCTGTACAGAAGGTAATGACGGGAGCTGCAACTGCTGAAGAGGCACTTAAGTCGGCCGAAGAAGAGCTTTTGAAAAACTAA
- a CDS encoding ABC transporter ATP-binding protein: MDSIVKLEKVSKIYGEEIKTQVLYDIDLSVKQGTFNGIIGQSGSGKSTLLNILGTLDRATSGEVYIEGKAVSDLSNNELAELRNSTIGFIFQFHYLLPEFTAIENVLMPHYIKSGRVDKKLEARANELMDIVGLSNVKNNMAGSMSGGQQQRTAIARSLINSPKIVLADEPTGNLDSDTSETVYELLRKVNKDFDTTFLVITHDRRIAEKTDRIIEIKDGKIHSDFSKI; encoded by the coding sequence ATGGATAGCATAGTTAAATTAGAAAAGGTCAGCAAGATATACGGCGAGGAGATAAAGACTCAGGTTCTGTATGACATAGACCTCAGCGTAAAGCAAGGTACTTTCAATGGGATAATAGGGCAGTCGGGAAGCGGGAAGAGTACGCTTCTAAATATACTTGGAACACTGGACAGAGCTACTTCAGGGGAGGTATATATAGAGGGTAAGGCCGTATCTGATCTCAGCAACAACGAGCTGGCTGAGCTTAGAAACAGCACTATAGGCTTTATATTTCAGTTCCACTATTTGCTTCCGGAGTTTACAGCCATAGAAAATGTGCTTATGCCACACTATATAAAGAGTGGCAGAGTAGACAAGAAGCTTGAGGCGAGGGCCAACGAGCTTATGGACATAGTAGGGCTTTCAAACGTAAAGAACAACATGGCTGGAAGCATGTCGGGAGGGCAGCAGCAGAGAACTGCGATAGCCAGGTCGCTTATAAACAGCCCCAAGATAGTGCTTGCAGACGAGCCGACAGGAAACCTAGACTCCGACACAAGCGAAACGGTCTACGAGCTGCTCCGTAAGGTGAACAAAGACTTTGACACGACTTTCCTGGTCATAACGCATGACAGGAGAATAGCCGAAAAGACGGACAGGATAATAGAGATAAAAGACGGAAAGATACACAGTGATTTTTCGAAAATATAG